One Danio rerio strain Tuebingen ecotype United States chromosome 9, GRCz12tu, whole genome shotgun sequence genomic region harbors:
- the slc38a11 gene encoding putative sodium-coupled neutral amino acid transporter 11 isoform X1 — translation MENDKREKSDKAQKMESERSCLLSSHDAGKGGSSSVSSASFNFINSIIGSGIIGLPYSMSQAGLPMGLLLLILVAFITDYSIILLVRGGNLSGTHSYQSLVRSTFGQIGYIIVSVLQFLYPFIAMISYNIIAGDTLTKVFMRIPGVGPGNILTERHFVIAMSTVLFTLPLSLYRDIAKLGKVSLLSMILTFGILMTVVVRAATLGPQIPASDDAWVFARWNAIQAVAVMSFALICHHNSFMIYGSLQEPTLSRWSLVTHISVGSSVLVSAVFAAAGYATFTVYTQGDIFENYCRSDNLATFGRFCYGVSIITTFPLECFVTREVISNALFKGGELSKSSHVIITLVIISATTAISLSYDCLGIVLELNGILSAVPLMFIFPSACFLKLSNERWCRGENLIASMILVAGVFVMIIGLIMMALFPQDCSHGAEMFYCSASNTSSTASPSNILQFINTTQNTSIV, via the exons ATGGAAAGTGAAAGGAGTTGTTTGTTGTCCTCACATGATGCTGGGAAAGGTGGAAGTAGTTCAGTGTCCTCGGCCTCATTTAATTTCATCAACTCTATAATAGGAAGCGGGATTATAG GTTTACCATATTCCATGAGTCAGGCCGGACTGCCAATGGGTCTTCTGCTGCTTATTCTGGTTGCCTTCATTACAG ATTACTCCATTATTCTTCTGGTCAGAGGAGGGAATCTGTCCGGCACCCACAGTTACCAATCTCTGGTTCGAAGCACGTTTGGCCAGATAGGATACATCATCGTGTCGGTTCTACAGTTTCTTTATCCGTTCATTG CAATGATCAGCTACAACATCATCGCAGGAGATACACTTACTAAAGTATTCATGAGAATTCCAGGTG ttgGTCCTGGAAACATTCTCACAGAGAGACATTTTGTAATCGCGATGTCTACAGTTCTGTTCACACTGCCACTGTCTCTCTACAGAGATATAGCAAAGCTGGGAAAG GTGTCTTTATTGTCTATGATTTTGACTTTTGGCATCCTCATGACAGTGGTCGTGAGAGCAGCAACGCTGGGACCGCAGAT ACCTGCGTCAGATGATGCATGGGTTTTTGCACGGTGGAATGCAATTCAGGCAGTCGCCGTAATGTCTTTCG CTTTAATCTGCCACCATAACAGCTTCATGATCTACGGGTCGCTGCAGGAGCCCACCCTGAGCAGGTGGTCTCTCGTCACACACATATCCGTGGGCTCATCTGTACTGGTCAGTGCTGTCTTTGCTGCAGCAGGTTATGCCACTTTTACTGTTTACACACAAg GTGATATATTTGAGAACTACTGCAGGTCTGATAACTTGGCTACATTCGGCCGGTTCTGCTATGGTGTCAGTATAATCACTACATTTCCTCTGGAGTGCTTTGTAACACGTGAG GTGATCTCCAATGCACTTTTTAAAGGAGGAGAACTCAGTAAATCTTCCCATGTCATCATAACCCTGGTGATCATATCAGCAACAACTGCCATTTCCCTTTCTTACGATTGCCTGGGTATTGTACTGGAACTAAAC GGTATTTTGAGCGCAGTACCGCTCATGTTCATCTTCCCCTCTGCCTGTTTCCTGAAGCTCTCGAACGAGCGCTGGTGTCGAGGGGAAAACCTGATTGCCAGCATGATCCTGGTGGCGGGTGTTTTTGTGATGATCATCGGTTTAATCATGATGGCGCTCTTCCCTCAGGACTGTTCACACGGAGCAGAGATGTTCTACTGTAGCGCATCCAACACTTCCAGCACCGCTTCGCCCAGCAATATTCTGCAGTTCATTAACACCACACAGAACACAAGCATCGTCTGA